A portion of the Candidatus Omnitrophota bacterium genome contains these proteins:
- a CDS encoding imidazoleglycerol-phosphate dehydratase: MTVQQPRTATVRRKTTETEIEVELNIDGSGELDKIQIKSGLGLVDHLLGHVAFHGFFDLKLSCKGDLHVDAHHSNEDIGIVLGQAFAKALDEKVGINRYGFAACPMDEDYAEVAIDMGDRYAFVAMQLPECGDKPKIEDAEEYSMHLALDLLDSFAKKANINLHVSYRGHELHHVAEAIFKAFGRALDEACKIDPRRKGVP, from the coding sequence ATGACCGTACAGCAACCGCGCACGGCCACAGTCCGGCGCAAGACCACTGAAACCGAAATTGAAGTCGAGCTCAATATCGACGGATCGGGCGAACTCGACAAAATCCAAATCAAGAGCGGCCTTGGACTGGTCGACCACCTTTTGGGACACGTTGCCTTTCACGGCTTCTTTGACTTGAAGCTGAGCTGCAAGGGAGATTTACATGTGGACGCCCACCACTCCAATGAAGATATCGGGATTGTTCTGGGCCAGGCTTTTGCCAAGGCCTTGGACGAAAAGGTGGGGATCAATCGCTACGGATTTGCGGCCTGTCCCATGGACGAGGACTATGCCGAGGTGGCGATCGATATGGGGGACCGTTACGCCTTTGTGGCCATGCAGTTGCCCGAGTGCGGCGACAAGCCCAAGATCGAAGATGCCGAGGAGTATTCCATGCACCTGGCCCTGGATCTCCTGGACAGCTTTGCCAAAAAGGCGAACATCAATCTTCACGTTTCTTACCGGGGGCACGAATTGCACCATGTGGCGGAGGCTATTTTCAAAGCTTTTGGCCGGGCCTTGGACGAGGCCTGTAAAATTGACCCGCGCCGCAAAGGGGTTCC
- the hisD gene encoding histidinol dehydrogenase produces the protein MGPRCRIEKTVGNILHDVRLHGDDAVLKYARRFDKFNSKTARSLRVTDNETNAAYGSIRPSFISTLKAIFENVNSFYKRQVPKSWRMKGPDGEWMGKIYNPIERVGVYIPAGTAPLVSTVYMTVLPAKIAGVPDITLATPPRPDGSVDPHTLVVANLLKVNRIFKVGGAQAIGAMAYGTKTIPRVDKIVGPGNAYVTEAKRQVYGYVDLDMLAGPSEVVILANHNASAAHVIGDLKAQAEHKGGMAILVTPSKLLAKAVQAKVSGGYVVMVKNLDQGVEVVNQLAPEHLEIIVKDPRKVLSKIRNAGTILVGPYSPAAVTDYYVGPSHVLPTGGTARWSSGLDVEAFIKSSHVVCYTKKALDQAREAVGKIAGIEGLSEHIESIEARFK, from the coding sequence ATGGGACCCCGGTGTCGCATCGAGAAGACGGTTGGTAATATTCTCCATGATGTGCGCTTGCACGGGGATGATGCTGTGCTCAAGTATGCGCGCCGCTTTGACAAGTTCAATAGCAAAACCGCGCGTTCTTTGCGGGTCACGGACAACGAAACGAATGCGGCCTACGGCAGCATCCGGCCCAGCTTCATTTCCACCCTTAAAGCGATATTTGAAAACGTGAACTCTTTTTACAAGAGGCAGGTTCCCAAATCCTGGCGCATGAAGGGTCCTGACGGCGAGTGGATGGGCAAGATCTATAACCCCATCGAGCGAGTCGGTGTCTATATTCCGGCGGGTACCGCCCCTTTGGTCAGTACGGTCTATATGACCGTGTTGCCGGCCAAGATTGCCGGAGTGCCGGACATTACCTTGGCTACGCCGCCCAGACCGGACGGGAGTGTGGATCCGCATACCCTGGTGGTGGCTAATCTGCTCAAGGTTAACCGCATTTTTAAGGTCGGAGGCGCGCAGGCCATCGGGGCCATGGCTTACGGCACCAAGACCATACCTCGCGTGGACAAAATTGTGGGGCCTGGTAATGCCTATGTGACTGAGGCTAAGCGGCAGGTCTATGGCTATGTAGATTTGGACATGCTGGCAGGGCCGAGTGAAGTCGTGATTCTGGCCAACCACAATGCCTCGGCAGCGCACGTTATTGGGGATCTCAAGGCCCAGGCGGAGCACAAGGGCGGTATGGCAATTCTGGTGACTCCGTCCAAACTCCTGGCCAAGGCTGTGCAGGCCAAGGTGAGCGGCGGCTATGTTGTGATGGTCAAAAATTTGGATCAGGGCGTTGAGGTGGTCAACCAGCTTGCGCCGGAGCACCTGGAAATCATTGTTAAGGACCCGCGAAAGGTCTTGAGCAAAATCCGTAATGCGGGGACTATCCTGGTGGGGCCGTATTCACCCGCGGCTGTGACCGATTATTACGTGGGGCCGAGCCATGTGTTGCCCACGGGGGGAACTGCCCGTTGGTCTTCGGGTCTGGATGTGGAAGCCTTTATCAAGAGCAGCCATGTAGTGTGTTACACCAAAAAGGCTCTGGACCAAGCCCGCGAAGCGGTTGGAAAGATTGCCGGAATCGAAGGGCTCAGCGAACACATCGAATCCATTGAGGCGCGATTTAAGTGA